A part of Bacteroidota bacterium genomic DNA contains:
- a CDS encoding YHYH protein, with protein sequence MKNGIILFAIIAFALNLNAQTLTPEVTSWVINTNSQKGYGSILSNVQQVQYATTNVYVSATCIPGYDIGPWTGNPNTPANQNFVFKITRNPQKNTGNAIATSLGHTGVWSNGVSIFNAKDARSYNNAGVWNQNAIYVEGISFDTCLGHPAPNGEYHTHLNPRCLYNDKDNATHSPIIGYAFDGFPIYGAYGFSNTNGTGNITRMRSSYAKRNINTRTTLPDGSTASNAGPNVGGQYPLGYYIEDYLYTNGSGDLDDHNGRFCVTPDYPNGIYAYFVTIDSLYNGEYPYTPGPTYYGTVQQGNMGPGSGHNTPGTGETVTTYTKTTGIDMLENSNTINIFPNP encoded by the coding sequence ATGAAAAATGGAATTATTTTATTTGCTATTATAGCATTCGCACTCAACCTAAATGCACAAACACTTACCCCTGAAGTAACCTCTTGGGTTATCAATACTAACTCGCAAAAAGGATATGGAAGTATTCTCAGCAATGTACAACAGGTGCAATACGCTACCACCAATGTATATGTGAGTGCTACCTGTATTCCAGGTTATGATATAGGCCCATGGACAGGAAATCCAAATACGCCAGCCAATCAGAATTTTGTTTTTAAAATTACACGCAATCCGCAGAAAAATACAGGGAATGCTATTGCTACTTCATTAGGTCATACAGGAGTGTGGAGCAATGGAGTTTCTATATTTAATGCCAAAGACGCACGCAGTTATAATAATGCGGGAGTGTGGAACCAGAATGCAATTTATGTGGAAGGCATAAGTTTTGATACCTGTTTGGGACATCCTGCTCCTAATGGTGAGTATCATACTCACCTCAATCCCCGTTGTTTATATAATGATAAAGACAATGCTACGCATTCTCCTATTATAGGATATGCATTTGACGGGTTTCCTATATATGGAGCTTATGGTTTTAGCAATACAAATGGAACGGGAAATATTACCCGTATGCGTAGCAGTTATGCAAAACGTAATATCAACACTCGCACCACTTTACCTGATGGCAGCACAGCATCAAATGCCGGACCTAATGTAGGTGGACAGTACCCGTTGGGTTATTATATAGAAGATTATTTATATACAAATGGCAGCGGCGATTTAGATGACCACAATGGTCGTTTTTGTGTAACGCCCGATTATCCAAATGGTATTTATGCTTACTTTGTAACGATAGATTCCCTATATAATGGCGAATATCCCTATACACCTGGACCCACTTATTATGGCACCGTACAACAGGGCAATATGGGCCCGGGCAGTGGACACAACACTCCAGGAACAGGAGAGACTGTAACAACTTATACCAAAACTACAGGAATTGATATGCTGGAAAATAGTAATACAATTAATATATTTCCCAATCC
- a CDS encoding uridine-cytidine kinase has translation MPNNPYIIGITGGSASGKTSFLLDLKTSFKPDEVCIVAQDNYYKPFNEQQADTNGFVNYDLPSCIDIDRFLQDIEKLKNGESITKKEYVFNNPGKVPETIVVESAPIIIVEGLFIYYFEQISLQLQLKIFVDADEQIKWQRRLQRDTAERGIENHLVKYQWDNHVKPAYDEYLLPYRNHSDIIIANNINYDRGLVVIQNHIRQVLFNK, from the coding sequence ATGCCAAACAACCCATACATCATAGGAATAACAGGTGGAAGTGCATCGGGCAAAACATCTTTTTTGCTCGATCTCAAAACATCATTTAAGCCCGATGAAGTATGTATCGTTGCTCAAGATAATTATTATAAACCTTTTAATGAACAGCAGGCCGATACAAATGGATTTGTAAATTATGATTTGCCTTCTTGTATCGATATCGACAGGTTTTTGCAGGATATCGAAAAACTAAAAAATGGAGAGAGTATTACCAAAAAGGAATATGTTTTTAATAACCCTGGTAAAGTTCCCGAAACTATTGTTGTAGAGTCCGCACCTATTATTATAGTAGAAGGACTTTTTATATATTATTTTGAGCAAATTTCGCTGCAACTACAATTGAAAATATTTGTAGATGCCGATGAGCAAATAAAATGGCAACGCCGCCTGCAACGAGATACAGCCGAACGTGGTATTGAGAATCATTTGGTAAAATATCAATGGGACAATCATGTAAAGCCTGCCTACGATGAATATCTCCTTCCATACAGGAACCATAGCGATATTATCATCGCCAATAATATAAATTATGATAGAGGTTTGGTAGTTATACAGAACCATATTAGGCAAGTGTTGTTTAATAAGTAA